In Mytilus trossulus isolate FHL-02 chromosome 14, PNRI_Mtr1.1.1.hap1, whole genome shotgun sequence, a genomic segment contains:
- the LOC134696952 gene encoding uncharacterized protein LOC134696952, whose amino-acid sequence MPGGNSLTSNKSVKSGKCGNTVQTLLAAKLDKVDKEKTEKPNKQPKRTHSEVSNESNTSVDLTGIISIQRDIEEIKQNLEGGLKKIDLENATKDLVKSSDLEVIVTTIVKNLFKEFTSSIETKIDKKVSEVIEEMQEKIDALSIENENLREKAEVAMKSLSATKKELHQNEQLTREAITSSNYNEQYSRKNNIRVINFPWRERQDLRADFISKVKRDMNVELEERDVVAIHRIPSDKLGPKPLIVRLFSSDVKRRVMREKKNLQDHVRFYDDISKRNIELMKRLNETEWFSDVWYFNCGVYGRISDGLQVSDHQL is encoded by the coding sequence ATGCCTGGAGGCAATAGCCTTACAAGTAACAAATCTGTGAAAAGTGGAAAATGTGGAAACACTGTTCAGACTTTACTAGCTGCCAAATTAGATAAAGTTGACAAAGAAAAAACTGAAAAACCTAATAAACAACCAAAAAGGACTCACTCTGAAGTGTCAAATGAATCAAATACAAGTGTTGATCTGACTGGTATAATTAGTATACAAAGGGACatagaagaaattaaacaaaacctGGAGGGTGGATTAAAAAAGATAGACCTTGAAAATGCAACAAAAGACCTTGTTAAGTCAAGTGATCTGGAAGTCATTGTAACTACTATAGTGAagaatttatttaaagaatttacTTCATCCATAGagacaaaaattgataaaaaagtaTCAGAAGTAATAGAGGAAATGCAAGAGAAAATAGATGCATTATCAATAGAAAATGAGAACTTGAGGGAGAAAGCGGAGGTAGCTATGAAAAGCCTATCTGCAACAAAGAAAGAACTACACCAAAATGAACAACTGACAAGAGAAGCTATTACCAGCAGCAACTACAATGAACAATATTCTCGCAAAAACAACATAAGAGTTATAAACTTTCCATGGCGAGAGCGACAAGATCTGCGTGCGGACTTTATTAGTAAAGTGAAAAGGGACATGAATGTTGAACTTGAGGAAAGAGATGTTGTCGCCATCCATAGAATTCCATCTGACAAATTAGGACCAAAACCTCTTATTGTGAGACTATTCAGTAGTGATGTCAAACGAAGAGTGATGCGAGAAAAGAAGAATTTACAAGACCATGTAAGATTTTATGATGACATTTCCAAAAGGAACATTGAACTGATGAAAAGACTAAATGAGACTGAATGGTTCAGCGACGTATGGTACTTCAACTGTGGTGTATATGGAAGGATATCCGATGGTCTacaggtgtcagaccaccaattataa